Proteins found in one Macrobrachium nipponense isolate FS-2020 chromosome 4, ASM1510439v2, whole genome shotgun sequence genomic segment:
- the LOC135211328 gene encoding uncharacterized protein LOC135211328 — protein sequence RQLQNRFTLVENVQLTPSTRFQTTSGQQPSGIAFLQSNRNQQNSGDQFQGSNSASNFRSNDNNRFTTGSQSQSSAQFRSGSSSSSEFDGVFEPLNLPSGASAILGSISTSFSCVERPYGYYADQDNSCRVFHICNPYLFSDGEVQTYQYSFMCGEGSIFDQNEMTCKAEYEATPCQEAQNFYFRNEQFGRPEEKSF from the exons AGACAACTCCAGAACAGATTCACATTAGTGGAAAATGTTCAGCTAACACCATCTACTCGCTTCCAGACTACTTCTGGACAGCAGCCATCTGGAATAGCTTTTTTGCAGTCTAACAGAAACCAGCAGAACTCAGGTGACCAATTCCAAGGGTCAAACTCTGCAAGCAACTTCCGTTCTAATGACAACAACAGATTCACCACTGGAAGTCAGTCTCAGTCCAGTGCTCAGTTCAGATCAGGTTCCTCTTCCTCCAGTGAATTCGACGGTGTTTTCGAACCCCTGAACCTTCCCTCTGGAGCCAGTGCCATCCTCGGAAGCATCTCCACTTCCTTCAGCTGCGTCGAGAGGCCTTATGGCTACTATGCTGACCAAGACAACTCCTGCCGTGTCTTCCATATCTGCAATCCTTATCTCTTCTCTGATGGAGAAGTTCAGACTTATCAGTACAG CTTCATGTGCGGCGAGGGCTCCATCTTCGACCAGAACGAGATGACCTGCAAGGCCGAATACGAAGCCACCCCTTGCCAGGAGGCCCAGAACTTCTACTTCAGGAACGAACAATTCGGTCGCCCTGAGGAAAAGTCTTTCTAA
- the LOC135211631 gene encoding probable serine/threonine-protein kinase clkA: MKASILLFAVTVATAQPQFNERREFNTAVRLAGPGFFQQGGSLASRSSFNNNSNQQRQSFSTSGNNNFQDQNNNFQSASFGSDRNLGSAQSFQNNNQFQSGQSQQNQQNTFASNSFQQNRGNQFQSTNTDNNFPQNQFQNSQAQQNSQNQFQTSFESDNSRNRITLLENVQLTPSTRFQTTSGQQPSGIAFLQSNRNQQNSGDQFQGSNSASNFRSNDNNRFSTGSQSQSSAQFRSGSSSSSEFDGVFEPLNLPSGASAILGSISTSFSCVERPYGYYADQDNSCRVFHICNPYLFSDGEVQTYQYSFMCGEGTIFDQNEMTCKAEYDATPCQEAQNFYFRNEEFGLPEEKSL, translated from the exons ATGAAGGCCTCCATTCTCT TGTTTGCTGTTACCGTTGCAACTGCACAGCCGCAGTTCAACGAGAGGCGTGAATTCAACACAGCCGTCCGACTTGCTGGTCCTGGATTCTTCCAGCAAGGAGGTTCTTTAGCCAGTCGATCATCCTTTAACAATAACTCCAACCAACAGCGACAGTCTTTCTCCACTTCTGGAAACAACAACTTCCAGGACCAAAACAATAACTTCCAGTCTGCCTCTTTTGGCAGTGACCGGAATTTAGGTAGTGCTCAGTCTTTCCAGAACAACAACCAGTTCCAGAGTGGTCAGTCTcagcaaaatcaacaaaatacttTTGCTTCGAATTCCTTCCAGCAGAATAGAGGAAACCAATTCCAGTCTACCAACACCGACAATAATTTCCCCCAGAACCAATTCCAGAATTCTCAGGCCCAGCAAAATTCCCAGAACCAGTTCCAGACATCCTTTGAAAGTGACAATTCCAGGAACAGAATCACATTACTGGAAAATGTTCAGCTAACTCCATCTACTCGCTTCCAGACTACTTCTGGACAGCAGCCATCTGGAATAGCTTTTTTGCAGTCTAACAGAAACCAGCAGAACTCAGGTGACCAATTCCAGGGGTCAAACTCTGCAAGCAACTTCCGTTCTAATGACAACAACAGATTCTCCACTGGAAGTCAGTCTCAGTCCAGTGCTCAGTTCAGATCCGGTTCCTCTTCCTCCAGTGAATTTGACGGTGTTTTCGAACCCCTGAACCTTCCCTCTGGAGCCAGTGCCATCCTCGGAAGCATCTCCACTTCCTTCAGCTGCGTCGAGAGGCCTTATGGCTACTATGCTGACCAAGACAACTCCTGCCGTGTCTTCCACATCTGCAATCCTTATCTCTTCTCTGATGGAGAAGTTCAGACTTATCAGTACAG CTTCATGTGCGGCGAGGGCACCATCTTTGACCAGAACGAGATGACCTGCAAGGCAGAGTACGATGCAACACCGTGCCAGGAAGCCCAGAACTTCTATTTCAGGAACGAAGAATTCGGTCTCCCTGAAGAGAAATCTCTTTAA
- the LOC135211632 gene encoding probable serine/threonine-protein kinase clkA: MKASLVLFAVTVATAQPQFNERREFNTAVRLASPGFFQQGGSLASRSSFNSNSNQQRQSFSTSGNNNFQDQNNNFQSTSFGSDRNLGSAQSFQNNNQFQSGQSQQNQQNTFASNSLQQNRGNQFQSTNTDNNFPQNQFQNSQAQQNSQNQFQTSFESDNSRNRITLLENVQLTPSTRFQTTSGQQPSGIAFLQSNRNQQNSGDQFQGSNSASNFRSNDNNRFSTGSQSQSSAQFRSGSSSSSEFDGVFEPLNLPSGASAILGSISTSFSCVERPYGYYADQDNSCRVFHICNPYLFSDGEVQTYQYSFMCGEGTIFDQNEMTCKAEYDATPCQEAQNFYFRNEEFGLPEEKSL, encoded by the exons ATGAAGGCCTCCCTTGTCT TGTTTGCTGTTACCGTTGCAACTGCACAGCCGCAGTTCAACGAGAGGCGTGAATTCAACACAGCCGTCCGACTTGCTAGTCCTGGATTCTTCCAGCAAGGAGGTTCTTTAGCAAGTCGATCATCCTTTAACAGCAACTCCAACCAACAGCGACAGTCTTTCTCCACTTCTGGAAACAACAACTTCCAGGACCAAAACAATAACTTCCAGTCTACCTCTTTTGGCAGTGACAGGAATTTAGGTAGTGCTCAGTCTTTCCAGAACAACAACCAGTTCCAGAGTGGTCAGTCTcagcaaaatcaacaaaatacttTTGCTTCGAATTCCCTCCAGCAGAATAGAGGAAACCAATTCCAGTCTACCAACACCGACAATAATTTCCCCCAGAACCAATTCCAGAATTCTCAGGCCCAGCAAAATTCCCAGAACCAGTTCCAGACATCCTTTGAAAGTGACAATTCCAGGAACAGAATCACATTGCTGGAAAATGTTCAGCTAACTCCATCTACTCGTTTCCAGACTACTTCTGGACAGCAGCCATCTGGAATAGCTTTTTTGCAGTCTAACAGAAACCAGCAGAACTCAGGTGACCAATTCCAGGGGTCAAACTCTGCAAGCAACTTCCGTTCTAATGACAACAACAGATTCTCCACTGGAAGTCAGTCTCAGTCCAGTGCTCAGTTCAGATCCGGTTCCTCTTCCTCCAGTGAATTTGACGGTGTTTTCGAACCCCTGAACCTTCCCTCTGGAGCCAGTGCCATCCTCGGAAGCATCTCCACTTCCTTCAGCTGCGTCGAGAGGCCTTATGGCTACTATGCTGACCAAGACAACTCCTGCCGTGTCTTCCACATCTGCAATCCTTATCTCTTCTCTGATGGAGAGGTTCAGACTTATCAGTACAG CTTCATGTGCGGCGAGGGCACCATCTTTGACCAGAACGAGATGACCTGCAAGGCAGAGTATGATGCAACACCGTGCCAGGAAGCCCAGAACTTCTATTTCAGGAACGAAGAATTCGGTCTCCCTGAAGAGAAATCTCTCTAA